A portion of the Gadus macrocephalus chromosome 10, ASM3116895v1 genome contains these proteins:
- the maml1 gene encoding mastermind-like protein 1 isoform X3, translating to MERLRRRIELFRRHHNGCENRYENTALERLELERQQTFALHQRCLQTKAKRSNKHRQPPQSSEQAVQRGPGTVGSNSDLGDGGTPGEQSRNSTLIALQETVKRKLESASSPLGREHANGFSEGFPPTKKACLDNGAANGSLAPRSPLDSKLRIADSLVSNGNRVTGGDPGDGARAADLHLHHHHHHHQHRHHHDFRLKEMKQEPDDILPCMLPSGGGATNSLFPDLNLNEQEWTELMDELNRSVPYEDIQDILNDGFEDRKDAPDLPPARPGPGAGGCAAGSSGAPGQQNPVLMHPDLASVKAEFSPASAAFEQDACTGPPHARPTSSGPPPRPTSSPVASSPALPQQAPPSRQLLPPGAQVPKDLSPAQQLQQLAAQQQRVQHLQNQLQQKQHQHQQQHQQQHQQQQQQQHQQQQQQQHQQQQQHQQQQQQPKFHPHPPSWPQSANPSQSPLGGAFGMDKPSSPSLYPNDFIPTAPKQLLMPGQPNKGSPKAGAGGYMQGAGGHPNMLTHPSSGGPLSHPPTVSAQAAAAMLSYSNTKPLSHFEAAGSGPPGPGGAPNAQNKAALLTFIRQQQTKQKAPFRPHLPHAQQDQNTYPPAPHGPGPTNAMATLQGGSTMATPTGGNAMTGNHGNASYLSNQAAVAAALKQQQQQQQHQQQQHHQQQQMQMMEQQKQYMLGQRQLLAEQEKQRQQQDQQLQRHLTRPPPQYQDQAGQTTGQNPFQQQVNPFTASSQPMGGVGAMGGPAPGTQRMFPQNQGMMGMGLGGQGGGPGAGVAPPPGAPPADLSLPSCGGGALDVQQVLYNSMNMHPSQQGSIQRQPLGPMSAAYRQSLLAQQQLHLKSQPPAALLKQQQQLASPRLPGAMAAGLGGPMAGGPMAGGLQSVQSQGWQQQQQQAASSNGGLAPAFSGPPIPFQMQQPRGAKMPSGAAPFGAPPGGRPLGQQMMQANMAGQQPQQQAVQGQPMLPDLGGFGQPQGGGRQALQCNQGYQVTRTLNQQQQQLSFGYGPAATSGGLPSFPGESDLVDSLLKGQSTQEWMDDLDELLNSQHCSDPLP from the exons CTGCAGGAAACGGTGAAGAGGAAGCTGGAAAGTGCTAGCTCGCCGCTGGGACGAGAGCACGCCAACGGCTTCAGCGAGGGCTTCCCCCCCACCAAGAAGGCCTGCCTGGACAACGGCGCGGCCAACGGCAGCCTGGCGCCGCGCTCTCCCCTCGACTCCAAGCTCAGGATAGCCGACTCGCTGGTTTCCAATGGCAACCGCGTCACGGGCGGCGACCCCGGCGACGGCGCCCGGGCGGcggacctccacctccaccaccaccaccaccaccaccagcaccgccaccaccacgacTTCCGCCTGAAGGAGATGAAGCAGGAGCCGGACGACATCCTGCCCTGCATGCTGCCCTCGGGAGGGGGCGCCACCAACAGCCTCTTCCCCGACCTCAACCTCAACGAGCAGGAGTGGACGGAGCTGATGGACGAGCTGAACCGCTCGGTGCCCTACGAGGACATCCAGGACATCCTCAACGACGGCTTCGAGGACCGGAAGGACGCGCCCGACCTgcccccggcccggcccggccccggGGCCGGCGGCTGCGCGGCGGGGTCCTCGGGGGCCCCCGGCCAGCAGAACCCCGTCCTCATGCACCCCGACCTCGCCAGCGTCAAGGCCGAGTTCTCCCCGGCGTCGGCCGCCTTCGAGCAGGACGCCTGCACGGGGCCCCCCCACGCCAGGCCCACCTCGTCGGGCCCGCCCCCGCGCCCCACCAGCTCGCCCGTGgcctcctcccccgccctcccccagcAGGCCCCCCCCAGCAGACAGCTCCTCCCCCCCGGGGCCCAGGTCCCCAAAGACCTCTCCCCcgcccagcagctccagcagctggCCGCCCAGCAGCAGAGAGTCCAGCACCTCCAGAACCAACTCCAGCAGAAGCAGCATcagcatcaacagcagcatcagcagcagcatcaacaacagcaacaacaacagcatcaacaacaacaacaacaacagcatcaacaacagcagcagcatcaacagcagcagcagcagcccaagttccacccccaccccccctcatggCCCCAGTCAGCCAACCCTTCCCAGAGCCCACTAGGGGGCGCCTTTGGTATGGACAAGCCTAGTAGCCCCTCGCTGTACCCCAACGACTTCATCCCCACCGCGCCCAAGCAGCTGCTGATGCCCGGGCAGCCCAACAAGGGCTCTCCcaaggcgggggcggggggctacATGCAGGGGGCCGGCGGCCACCCCAACATGCTGACCCACCCGTCCTCCGGGGGCCCTCTCAGCCACCCCCCCACGGTCAGTGCCCAGGCCGCGGCAGCCATGCTGAGCTACAGCAACACCAAGCCCCTGTCCCACTTTGAGGCGGCGGGCTCCGGGCCGCCTGGGCCCGGGGGCGCCCCCAACGCCCAGAACAAGGCGGCTCTGCTGACCTTCATCAGACAGCAGCAGACCAAGCAGAAGGCCCCCTTCCGGCCTCACCTGCCCCACGCACAG CAGGACCAGAACACGTACCCCCCCGCTCCGCACGGCCCCGGCCCCACCAATGCCATGGCAACCCTCCAGGGAGGCAGCACCATGGCAACGCCGACCGGCGGCAACGCCATGACGGGTAACCACGGCAACGCATCCTACCTGAGCAACCAGGCTGCAGTGGCTGCTGCtctcaaacaacaacaacaacaacagcagcatcaacagcagcagcatcaccagcagcagcagatgcagaTGATGGAGCAACAGAAGCAGTACATGCTGGGTCAGCGCCAACTGCTGGCTGAACAG GAGAAACAGCGACAGCAGCAGGACCAACAGCTCCAGAGACACCTCACCAGGCCACCGCCCCAGTACCAGGACCAGGCCGGGCAGACCACCGGGCAGAACCCCTTCCAGCAGCAGGTCAACCCCTTCACAG CTTCCTCTCAGCCAATGGGAGGCGTTGGCGCCAtgggaggccccgcccccgggacCCAGCGCATGTTCCCTCAGAACCAGGGCATGATGGGGATGGGcctggggggccaggggggcggGCCCGGGGCAggcgtggccccgccccccggcgcCCCCCCGGCCGACCTCAGCCTGCCGTcgtgtgggggcggggccctggACGTGCAGCAGGTGCTGTACAACAGTATGAACATGCACCCCTCGCAGCAGGGCAGCATTCAGAGACAGCCGCTGGGGCCCATGAGCGCCGCCTACAGGCAGAGCCTGCTggcgcagcagcagctgcacctGAAGAGCCAGCCCCCCGCCGCCCTcctcaagcagcagcagcagctggcctCCCCCCGGCTCCCCGGGGCCATGGCGGCCGGCCTGGGGGGCCCGATGGCCGGCGGCCCGATGGCCGGCGGCCTGCAAAGCGTCCAGAGCCAGggctggcagcagcagcagcagcaggcggccTCCAGTAACGGGGGCTTGGCGCCGGCCTTCTCCGgcccccccatccccttccAGATGCAGCAGCCCCGCGGGGCCAAGATGCCGTCGGGCGCGGCGCCCTTCGGGGCCCCCCCGGGTGGCCGGCCCCTGGGGCAGCAGATGATGCAGGCCAACATGGCCGGCCAGCAGCCTCAGCAGCAGGCCGTCCAGGGCCAGCCCATGCTGCCCGACCTGGGGGGCTTCGGACAGCCCCAGGGCGGCGGGCGCCAGGCGCTGCAGTGTAACCAGGGTTACCAGGTCACCCGGACGCtgaaccagcagcagcagcagctgtcgTTCGGCTACGGCCCGGCGGCGACCAGCGGCGGCCTGCCCAGCTTCCCGGGGGAGAGCGACCTGGTGGACTCCCTGCTGAAGGGCCAGAGCACCCAGGAGTGGATGGACGACCTGGACGAGCTCCTCAACAGCCAGCACTGCTCGGACCCCCTCCCCTGA
- the pcdh12 gene encoding protocadherin-12 isoform X4: MLPVLLLLALGLGSEAHSPSDPATSTILYRLWEEQPAGTRVGRLLDDLRQRGFSGPMDHFQVVEHGEALPFSVSGRDGEVTTLSWLDRERLCRGADLCELGFSVLYKKGGAMDFLRVRVEVMDLNDHSPAFSEELQEVEISETASLQMRIPLDRAVDPDAGPNGLQTYSLSDNQHFALEVRVGPGGSKQAELVVIKELDREAQATFELTLTAWDEGVPPRSGTTRVRVNILDSNDNSPVFEDCKPVVELAENTVHGTIVVNVKATDPDQGANGEVEYSLSKHAPPEVQKLFDVDQETGSVTLKGPLDYEARRSFEVDIQARDRGPNAIPSHCKLQIKLMDINDNAPRIHITWTPPDSPVATVREGAPRDTFLALVMVSDADSGDNGKVNAFIQEGSGPFHLKKIHGDNYMIVTNGSLDREKHMQYNISLLAKDHGDPRLSCVKHLTVNVQDENDNPPVFTQPVYRASFQENNVIGYMALQVEAHDVDMELSGRVSYSMRESNELGSSTAYFSVHRTSGTVSVQKSLDYEDSAHYSFIVEAVDQGYPPLTSTATVNIDIEDINDNYPIIKEPMAINGVAYLSVPVNADKGEIVIELGDEGAEGSTTSPISPPAREGVVGFLATVLKAEDPDSGPNGDLAFLIADGNPDGLFWLDNTTGQLFVNTTNATELIGKTFTVGVAVSDMGTPGLVTKATLEVSFINLKDHLRNSGAGNRRQLSFTMMIAICLGATCLLLMLAIALVTTFCRPEKRDNRAYNCREAESTYTRHPRRPQKNIRKSDIQLIPVIRGRKDDPSEGDGEAQPLGPAPAAPEEPQTERQYSMAPSANNTSLRSLTYLNADSSPPPSSYARTLRKPGGFELDGTLPRTPATPYRTLRRARNPSSSTSSLSHGGTLRRPGRSEGAGPGEGEEEEGAGPASCSSSTATLRRPKALEGGGRREAEHQRMLRNLVRLSMAAFGDNIELSAASPEVQISQLLSLLHQGQLQPRPNFRGNKYSHRAGSSPDQNLSFSDSLTFSTNRWQTALSLSLHPALSLFLSLYDPRQEATSVGLK, from the coding sequence ATGCTGCCGGTTCTActgctgctggccctgggcCTTGGTTCCGAGGCCCACTCCCCGTCCGACCCGGCCACCTCCACCATCCTGTACCGGTTGTGGGAGGAGCAGCCGGCCGGCACGCGGGTGGGCCGGCTGCTGGACGACCTGCGTCAGCGCGGCTTCAGCGGTCCGATGGACCACTTCCAGGTGGTGGAGCACGGGGAAGCCCTTCCCTTCTCCGTCAGCGGCCGGGACGGGGAGGTGACGACCCTCAGTTGGCTGGACCGCGAGAGGCTGTGTCGCGGGGCGGACCTCTGCGAGCTGGGCTTCAGTGTCCTGTACAAGAAGGGTGGCGCCATGGACTTCCTGCGAGTGCGTGTGGAGGTGATGGATCTGAACGaccacagccccgccttctctgAAGAACTGCAGGAAGTGGAGATCTCGGAGACCGCCAGCCTCCAGATGAGGATCCCCCTGGACAGGGCGGTGGACCCCGACGCCGGCCCCAACGGGCTCCAGACCTACTCGCTGTCCGACAATCAGCACTTTGCCCTTGAGGTGAGGGTGGGGCCGGGCGGCTCCAAACAAGCTGAGTTGgtggtcattaaggagctggaCAGAGAGGCGCAGGCCACCTTTGAGCTAACCCTGACGGCCTGGGATGAAGGCGTCCCACCCCGGTCTGGGACTACAAGGGTCCGAGTTAATATACTGGACTCCAATGACAACAGCCCCGTCTTTGAGGACTGCAAACCCGTCGTAGAGCTTGCCGAGAACACGGTGCATGGTACCATCGTGGTCAACGTGAAGGCCACAGATCCGGACCAGGGGGCCAACGGGGAGGTCGAGTACTCCCTGAGCAAGCACGCCCCGCCTGAGGTGCAGAAGCTCTTTGACGTTGATCAAGAAACCGGGTCTGTGACCCTGAAAGGACCCCTGGACTACGAGGCCAGGCGTTCTTTTGAAGTGGACATACAGGCTCGTGATCGAGGACCCAACGCCATCCCTTCCCACTGTAAGCTTCAGATCAAGCTGATGGACATCAACGATAATGCACCGAGAATTCACATCACTTGGACTCCTCCGGACTCCCCCGTCGCGACGGTCCGTGAGGGAGCACCTCGGGACACCTTCCTGGCCTTGGTGATGGTGTCCGACGCTGATTCAGGGGACAACGGCAAAGTAAATGCCTTCATCCAGGAAGGATCAGGGCCCTTCCATCTGAAAAAGATCCATGGGGACAACTACATGATTGTCACCAACGGCAGCCTCGATAGAGAGAAGCACATGCAGTATAACATCAGTCTCCTTGCCAAGGATCATGGAGACCCGCGACTGTCTTGCGTGAAACACCTCACCGTCAATGTTCAGGATGAGAATGACAACCCGCCTGTCTTCACTCAACCCGTCTACAGAGCCTCTTTCCAGGAGAACAACGTGATTGGATACATGGCCCTCCAAGTGGAGGCCCATGATGTCGACATGGAGCTTAGTGGAAGGGTGTCCTACTCCATGCGGGAGTCAAACGAGCTGGGATCGTCAACGGCATACTTCTCCGTCCACCGGACCAGTGGCACGGTCAGCGTACAGAAGTCGCTGGACTACGAGGATTCGGCCCACTACTCCTTTATCGTGGAGGCCGTGGACCAGGGCTATCCTCCGCTCACCAGCACTGCCACGGTCAACATCGACATCGAAGACATCAACGACAACTACCCCATCATCAAAGAGCCCATGGCCATAAACGGGGTGGCGTATTTAAGCGTGCCTGTTAACGCAGACAAGGGCGAGATTGTGATCGAACTTGGCGATGAAGGGGCTGAAGGTtccaccacctctcccatcAGTCCACCAGCCAGAGAAGGGGTGGTAGGGTTCCTGGCTACAGTCCTCAAGGCGGAAGATCCAGATTCTGGGCCAAATGGTGATCTCGCTTTCCTCATTGCCGATGGAAATCCCGATGGATTATTCTGGCTGGATAACACCACGGGCCAGCTCTTCGTGAACACCACCAATGCCACCGAGCTGATTGGGAAGACGTTTacagtgggcgtggccgtgtCAGACATGGGTACTCCTGGATTGGTAACCAAGGCGACCCTGGAGGTGAGCTTCATCAACCTGAAAGACCACCTCAGGAACTCGGGGGCCGGCAACCGCAGGCAACTCAGCTTCACCATGATGATCGCCATCTGCCTCGGGGCGACCTGCCTCCTGCTAATGCTAGCCATCGCTCTGGTGACCACGTTCTGCCGCCCCGAGAAACGGGACAACCGGGCCTACAACTGTCGGGAGGCGGAGTCAACCTACACCCGCCACCCGCGTCGCCCGCAGAAGAACATCAGGAAGTCGGACATCCAGCTGATTCCCGTCATCCGGGGCCGAAAAGACGACCCGTCGGAGGGCGACGGCGAGGCCCAGCCCCTCGGCCCGGCCCCCGCGGCGCCCGAGGAGCCGCAGACGGAGCGACAGTACAGCATGGCGCCGTCGGCCAACAACACCAGCCTCCGCTCTCTGACCTACCTCAACGCGGACTCCTCCCCGCCGCCCTCCTCCTACGCCCGAACGCTCCGCAAACCGGGAGGCTTCGAGTTGGACGGAACCCTCCCCCGCACGCCGGCCACTCCGTACCGCACGCTGCGGCGGGCCAGGAacccgtcctcctccacctcctcgctgTCGCACGGCGGCACCCTGAGGCGCCCCGGGCGctcggagggggcggggccgggggagggcgaggaggaggagggggcggggccggcgtcGTGCTCTAGCTCCACGGCGACCCTGCGCCGGCCGAAGGCCCTCGAGGGCGGGGGGAGGCGGGAGGCGGAGCATCAGCGCATGCTCAGGAACCTGGTGCGCCTCTCCATGGCCGCCTTCGGGGACAACATCGAGCTCTCTGCCGCTTCGCCGGAGGTCCAG
- the ltc4s gene encoding leukotriene C4 synthase: MTDHLVGLGAVSVLAVMEQVYFSLQVVYARRKYSVTPPSTSGPPEFERLHRAQVNCTEYFPMFITLLWTSGLFFHQGVSTLCGLLYLYSRYCYFNGYCQSSRQRLAPLYFGAKVLWALIGFSSLGVLGSLSRLYAGVDLVDLASSCLIPHAPVDL; the protein is encoded by the exons ATGACGGACCACCTGGTAGGTCTTGGGGCGGTGTCAGTGCTGGCTGTGATGGAGCAAG tCTATTTCTCTCTGCAGGTGGTCTATGCTCGGAGAAAGTACTCCGTGACCCCTCCTTCTACCTCTGGACCTCCCGAGTTTGAACGACTTCACAGAGCGCA AGTCAACTGCACGGAGTATTTCCCCATGTTCATCACGCTGCTGTGGACTTCAGGCCTCTTCTTCCATCAAG GTGTTTCCACGTTGTGCGGGTTGCTGTACCTGTACTCCCGCTACTGCTACTTCAATGGTTACTGCCAGTCCTCCCGGCAACG GCTGGCTCCTCTGTATTTTGGTGCCAAGGTTCTGTGGGCTCTGATCGGCTTCTCCTCTCTGGGGGTGCTCGGCTCGCTCAGCCGTCTCTACGCCGGGGTTGACCTGGTGGACCTGGCCTCCTCCTGCCTGATTCCTCACGCCcccgttgacctctga
- the LOC132466570 gene encoding protein chibby homolog 1-like, with amino-acid sequence MTSRGARYRLGSPFQRLLVNMGMASSAFPSAFPSAFNPRPAQCRAPTSLSSRHYLAGCSRDAELGLDSPAPPTLSLGRGLGLSFQEGRWVRGRGEGGGVGEESGAGKEQKRRIQRLKEENRLLKLSVEVLLDMMTMVKLKDGDGEAQVEEGGGQASERRPAGGKGVWWAPNLPDKRRA; translated from the coding sequence ATGACTTCCCGTGGAGCTAGATACCGCCTGGGTTCCCCCTTCCAGCGCCTCCTCGTCAACATGGGCATGGCTTCCTCTGCCTTCCCCTCTGCCTTCCCCTCAGCCTTCAACCCCAGACCTGCCCAGTGCCGCGCCCCCACCTCCCTGTCCTCCCGCCACTACCTAGCCGGCTGCAGTCGTGACGCAGAGCTCGGTCTAGactccccggctcctcccactctctcgcTGGGGCGGGGCCTAGGCCTGAGCTTTCAGGAAGGGAGGTGggtgaggggaagaggagaaggcgGAGGAGTGGGTGAGGAGAGCGGAGCTGGGAAGGAGCAGAAGAGACGGATCCAGAGGTTGAAGGAGGAGAACCGTCTGTTGAAGCTGTCTGTGGAGGTCCTGCTGGACATGATGACCATGGTGAAGCTGAAGGACGGCGATGGTGAGGCCCAGGTGGAGGAAGGGGGTGGCCAGGCCTCGGAGAGGAGACCCGCGGGGGGTAAGGGGGTGTGGTGGGCCCCCAACCTGCCCGACAAACGGAGAGCTTAG
- the pcdh12 gene encoding protocadherin-12 isoform X3 has translation MLPVLLLLALGLGSEAHSPSDPATSTILYRLWEEQPAGTRVGRLLDDLRQRGFSGPMDHFQVVEHGEALPFSVSGRDGEVTTLSWLDRERLCRGADLCELGFSVLYKKGGAMDFLRVRVEVMDLNDHSPAFSEELQEVEISETASLQMRIPLDRAVDPDAGPNGLQTYSLSDNQHFALEVRVGPGGSKQAELVVIKELDREAQATFELTLTAWDEGVPPRSGTTRVRVNILDSNDNSPVFEDCKPVVELAENTVHGTIVVNVKATDPDQGANGEVEYSLSKHAPPEVQKLFDVDQETGSVTLKGPLDYEARRSFEVDIQARDRGPNAIPSHCKLQIKLMDINDNAPRIHITWTPPDSPVATVREGAPRDTFLALVMVSDADSGDNGKVNAFIQEGSGPFHLKKIHGDNYMIVTNGSLDREKHMQYNISLLAKDHGDPRLSCVKHLTVNVQDENDNPPVFTQPVYRASFQENNVIGYMALQVEAHDVDMELSGRVSYSMRESNELGSSTAYFSVHRTSGTVSVQKSLDYEDSAHYSFIVEAVDQGYPPLTSTATVNIDIEDINDNYPIIKEPMAINGVAYLSVPVNADKGEIVIELGDEGAEGSTTSPISPPAREGVVGFLATVLKAEDPDSGPNGDLAFLIADGNPDGLFWLDNTTGQLFVNTTNATELIGKTFTVGVAVSDMGTPGLVTKATLEVSFINLKDHLRNSGAGNRRQLSFTMMIAICLGATCLLLMLAIALVTTFCRPEKRDNRAYNCREAESTYTRHPRRPQKNIRKSDIQLIPVIRGRKDDPSEGDGEAQPLGPAPAAPEEPQTERQYSMAPSANNTSLRSLTYLNADSSPPPSSYARTLRKPGGFELDGTLPRTPATPYRTLRRARNPSSSTSSLSHGGTLRRPGRSEGAGPGEGEEEEGAGPASCSSSTATLRRPKALEGGGRREAEHQRMLRNLVRLSMAAFGDNIELSAASPEVQQISQLLSLLHQGQLQPRPNFRGNKYSHRAGSSPDQNLSFSDSLTFSTNRWQTALSLSLHPALSLFLSLYDPRQEATSVGLK, from the coding sequence ATGCTGCCGGTTCTActgctgctggccctgggcCTTGGTTCCGAGGCCCACTCCCCGTCCGACCCGGCCACCTCCACCATCCTGTACCGGTTGTGGGAGGAGCAGCCGGCCGGCACGCGGGTGGGCCGGCTGCTGGACGACCTGCGTCAGCGCGGCTTCAGCGGTCCGATGGACCACTTCCAGGTGGTGGAGCACGGGGAAGCCCTTCCCTTCTCCGTCAGCGGCCGGGACGGGGAGGTGACGACCCTCAGTTGGCTGGACCGCGAGAGGCTGTGTCGCGGGGCGGACCTCTGCGAGCTGGGCTTCAGTGTCCTGTACAAGAAGGGTGGCGCCATGGACTTCCTGCGAGTGCGTGTGGAGGTGATGGATCTGAACGaccacagccccgccttctctgAAGAACTGCAGGAAGTGGAGATCTCGGAGACCGCCAGCCTCCAGATGAGGATCCCCCTGGACAGGGCGGTGGACCCCGACGCCGGCCCCAACGGGCTCCAGACCTACTCGCTGTCCGACAATCAGCACTTTGCCCTTGAGGTGAGGGTGGGGCCGGGCGGCTCCAAACAAGCTGAGTTGgtggtcattaaggagctggaCAGAGAGGCGCAGGCCACCTTTGAGCTAACCCTGACGGCCTGGGATGAAGGCGTCCCACCCCGGTCTGGGACTACAAGGGTCCGAGTTAATATACTGGACTCCAATGACAACAGCCCCGTCTTTGAGGACTGCAAACCCGTCGTAGAGCTTGCCGAGAACACGGTGCATGGTACCATCGTGGTCAACGTGAAGGCCACAGATCCGGACCAGGGGGCCAACGGGGAGGTCGAGTACTCCCTGAGCAAGCACGCCCCGCCTGAGGTGCAGAAGCTCTTTGACGTTGATCAAGAAACCGGGTCTGTGACCCTGAAAGGACCCCTGGACTACGAGGCCAGGCGTTCTTTTGAAGTGGACATACAGGCTCGTGATCGAGGACCCAACGCCATCCCTTCCCACTGTAAGCTTCAGATCAAGCTGATGGACATCAACGATAATGCACCGAGAATTCACATCACTTGGACTCCTCCGGACTCCCCCGTCGCGACGGTCCGTGAGGGAGCACCTCGGGACACCTTCCTGGCCTTGGTGATGGTGTCCGACGCTGATTCAGGGGACAACGGCAAAGTAAATGCCTTCATCCAGGAAGGATCAGGGCCCTTCCATCTGAAAAAGATCCATGGGGACAACTACATGATTGTCACCAACGGCAGCCTCGATAGAGAGAAGCACATGCAGTATAACATCAGTCTCCTTGCCAAGGATCATGGAGACCCGCGACTGTCTTGCGTGAAACACCTCACCGTCAATGTTCAGGATGAGAATGACAACCCGCCTGTCTTCACTCAACCCGTCTACAGAGCCTCTTTCCAGGAGAACAACGTGATTGGATACATGGCCCTCCAAGTGGAGGCCCATGATGTCGACATGGAGCTTAGTGGAAGGGTGTCCTACTCCATGCGGGAGTCAAACGAGCTGGGATCGTCAACGGCATACTTCTCCGTCCACCGGACCAGTGGCACGGTCAGCGTACAGAAGTCGCTGGACTACGAGGATTCGGCCCACTACTCCTTTATCGTGGAGGCCGTGGACCAGGGCTATCCTCCGCTCACCAGCACTGCCACGGTCAACATCGACATCGAAGACATCAACGACAACTACCCCATCATCAAAGAGCCCATGGCCATAAACGGGGTGGCGTATTTAAGCGTGCCTGTTAACGCAGACAAGGGCGAGATTGTGATCGAACTTGGCGATGAAGGGGCTGAAGGTtccaccacctctcccatcAGTCCACCAGCCAGAGAAGGGGTGGTAGGGTTCCTGGCTACAGTCCTCAAGGCGGAAGATCCAGATTCTGGGCCAAATGGTGATCTCGCTTTCCTCATTGCCGATGGAAATCCCGATGGATTATTCTGGCTGGATAACACCACGGGCCAGCTCTTCGTGAACACCACCAATGCCACCGAGCTGATTGGGAAGACGTTTacagtgggcgtggccgtgtCAGACATGGGTACTCCTGGATTGGTAACCAAGGCGACCCTGGAGGTGAGCTTCATCAACCTGAAAGACCACCTCAGGAACTCGGGGGCCGGCAACCGCAGGCAACTCAGCTTCACCATGATGATCGCCATCTGCCTCGGGGCGACCTGCCTCCTGCTAATGCTAGCCATCGCTCTGGTGACCACGTTCTGCCGCCCCGAGAAACGGGACAACCGGGCCTACAACTGTCGGGAGGCGGAGTCAACCTACACCCGCCACCCGCGTCGCCCGCAGAAGAACATCAGGAAGTCGGACATCCAGCTGATTCCCGTCATCCGGGGCCGAAAAGACGACCCGTCGGAGGGCGACGGCGAGGCCCAGCCCCTCGGCCCGGCCCCCGCGGCGCCCGAGGAGCCGCAGACGGAGCGACAGTACAGCATGGCGCCGTCGGCCAACAACACCAGCCTCCGCTCTCTGACCTACCTCAACGCGGACTCCTCCCCGCCGCCCTCCTCCTACGCCCGAACGCTCCGCAAACCGGGAGGCTTCGAGTTGGACGGAACCCTCCCCCGCACGCCGGCCACTCCGTACCGCACGCTGCGGCGGGCCAGGAacccgtcctcctccacctcctcgctgTCGCACGGCGGCACCCTGAGGCGCCCCGGGCGctcggagggggcggggccgggggagggcgaggaggaggagggggcggggccggcgtcGTGCTCTAGCTCCACGGCGACCCTGCGCCGGCCGAAGGCCCTCGAGGGCGGGGGGAGGCGGGAGGCGGAGCATCAGCGCATGCTCAGGAACCTGGTGCGCCTCTCCATGGCCGCCTTCGGGGACAACATCGAGCTCTCTGCCGCTTCGCCGGAGGTCCAG